The following proteins are encoded in a genomic region of Cryptomeria japonica chromosome 11, Sugi_1.0, whole genome shotgun sequence:
- the LOC131036947 gene encoding telomere repeat-binding factor 1 gives MGAPKQKWTHEEEAALRAGVEKYGPGKWRAILKDPNWSLCLASRSNVDLKDKWRNMSVTANGWGSREKARLALKRSTHNAKHPGKQIALSSLSNGHVDAVLDVKPLTSFKPYIQSSHTKKSTSRLDNLILDAVSCLKDPNGSSKSAIAMYIEETHTAPPNFRRLLSSKLKSLTASGKLVKIRHNYMLNGSFPQSEEKSPKSEKKAKHITAINESLKKVVEKVKIEVESEFDVELAKIRTMNAEEAAKAAAIIVARAEAATAAAEQAALEVESAEAEAEAAEAFAEAVIMVLAKLRNS, from the exons ATGGGGGCTCCAAAGCAGAAGTGGACACATGAAGAGGAGGCTGCTCTTAGGGCAGGGGTAGAGAAATATGGACCTGGTAAATGGCGTGCAATTCTGAAAGACCCTAACTGGAGTTTGTGCTTGGCATCACGATCCAATGTTGATCTGAAG GATAAATGGCGGAATATGAGTGTTACTGCAAATGGCTGGGGTTCAAGGGAAAAGGCAAGACTAGCACTAAAAAGAAGTACACACAATGCAAAGCACCCTGGCAAGCAAATTGCCCTTAGCTCATTAAGTAATGGACATGTAGATGCCGTTCTTGATGTTAAACCATTGACATCTTTTAAACCATACATACAAAGCTCACATACAAAGAAATCAACTTCACG GCTTGATAACCTCATTTTGGATGCTGTCTCTTGCTTAAAGGACCCGAATGGATCAAGCAAATCTGCAATTGCAATGTACATTGAG GAGACCCATACTGCACCTCCAAACTTCAGAAGGCTGCTGTCCTCAAAGTTAAAATCATTAACAGCAAGTGGTAAATTGGTTAAG ATTAGACATAACTACATGCTCAATGGCAGTTTCCCACAATCGGAAGAAAAATCTCCCAAAAGTGAGAAAAAGGCAAAACATATTACAGCCATTAATGAATCCTTAAAGAAAGTAGTAGAGAAAGTCAAGATTGAAGTTGAATCCGAATTTGATGTTGAACTAGCAAAAATTAGGACAATGAATGCTGAAGAGGCTGCAAAGGCAGCAGCTATTATCGTTGCTCGAGCAGAAGCAGCTACAGCAGCAGCAGAACAGGCAGCACTGGAAGTTGAGTCTGCAGAAGCTGAAGCGGAAGCTGCAGAAGCTTTTGCAGAAGCAGTAATTATGGTCCTAGCAAAGTTAAGAAATTCTTAA